TTTCTGAGTGGACAAACTCAAGTTATGATCCTAGTGCATACGACTATGTTTCAACCATGAACCCTAACGGTGGTGACCAGAGTAATACACGTAAAGTAATTAGAGGCGGTTCTTGGAAAGATGTAGCATACTTTCTACAAGTAAGTACAAGGGACTATGAGTATTCGGATTCAGCAAGAAGTTATATCGGTTTTAGAACAGTACAGGACTATATGGGTGAAGAAGATTCAACCCAATAAATAATCATATGATAGTAAACAAGTTAATTTTCAACACAAATTTCAAATCAATTTTTTAACCAAATCTTTAGTATTAAACCTTAAATTAAAATTAAATCATGGCACAGTCAAAATCAACAAAGAAATTATTTAACATGGCCTATGGCCTTGGAGCATCTGTAGTAATTATTGGTGCATTATTTAAAATCCTTCACTGGGAATTTGGACCCTTAACAGGTGGTCTTTTATTAGCAGTAGGTCTTATTACGGAGGCCCTTATTTTCGCTATTAGTGCATTTGAGCCTGTAGACGATGAGTACGATTGGTCTTTAGTATACCCAGAATTACAAGGTGGTGCTTCCACTGGTAAGAAGAGCAACGAAGCTGCTGAAATTAAAGAAGCAGAGGCATCTTTATCCGCTAAATTGGATAACATGTTAAAAGAAGCTGGTGTAGACGCTAACCTTATGGAAAGTCTTGGTTCTAGTATCAAGAATTTTGAAGGTGCGGCTAAAGGAATTGCTCCTACTGTAGATGCAATGGAATCTACTAAGAAGTATTCTGAAGAAATGGTACACGCTGCCGCTCAGATGGAATCTTTGAACAGCCTTTACAAAGTACAATTAGAAAGTGCTAGCAAACAAGCTTCCGTTAACGAAGAAGTTGTGCAAAATGCAAGTGCACTTAAAGATCAGATGGCTTCCTTATCTACCAACCTTTCTTCTTTGAATGGTGTTTACGGTGGAATGTTATCTGCAATGAGCAAAAACTAAAATTGGATTTTAACCAAACCCAAATTATTAATTAAAATCTAATTTAGAAACCATGGCAGGAGGAAAAGCAACACCACGTCAGAAGATGATCAACCTTATGTATTTGATCTTCATCGCGATGTTGGCATTAAATATGAGTAAAGAAGTGCTAGCGGCATTCGGTATTATGAACGAAAAGCTAGAGACTTCTAACGAACAGACAACAGCAAGTAACAATGCGTTCTTGGAAAGTCTTGGAACTAAGGCATCTGAAGATGCGGCAAAGTATGACAAGCTGTATCAAAATGCACAGAAGATAAAAGCAATGTCCCAAGAGTATTATGACTATTTGGAAGGCCTTAAGACAGGCATGAAAGAAGGGTTGGAAGATGCTACGGACTACGCTCGTATGGATAATTCAGATTACTTGGACCAAACACTTTTTCAAGGAGATAACTTGTCCGAGGAAGGTAAAAAGTTCATGAGTAACCTAACAGGTTACCGTGATCAAGTAGCTGCAATAGTACCACCGGCACTTAAGCAATCCGTTATTGATCGTTTCCAGACAGGAGATGAGAACGGTAAGGTAGAAAAGAGAGACGGTACAAAGCAAGATTGGATCAACTATCACTACGAGGGTTATCCTCTAGTTGCATCTTTGGCTAAATTAACAGCGCTTCAAGCCGATGTTAAGATTACTGAAGAAGCCGCTTTAAAATCAATGTTGGCAGGTGAATTGACCAGTCAGGTTTCCCTATCAAACTTTGCTACATCACTTAAAGCTAGCAAATCAGCTTTCTATAGCGGTGAGAAGTATGACGGAAAAATTATCATCAGTAAGACGGATAAATCATCTACTCCAGTAAGAGCTGAGTTAACTTTAGACGGTAGAAAACTAGTAGATGGGAAGGATTACAAACTTGAAGCGGGTGGCGTTAAAATGCTGATTGGTGCAGGAAGACCAGGTGACCATCAAATTGTTGGTAATATCTATTTCAAACAAGATGGTGAAGAAGTTGAAGTTCCTGTAGAGAATTCCTTTGCAACGATTTCTAAGCCCAACGCTGCGTTGATAGCAGCAGACAAGATGAACGTTGTTTATCGTGGTGTGGCTAACCCAATGTCTATATCCATACCAGGAATAGCTGATAGCAAAGTAAATGCTAGTGCAACTGGTTTGAAGAGGCGTCAGGGAAGTAGTTATACTATGATACCAGGAAAAGGTCGAGAAGTGACTATTACTGCATCTGGAACTACAAGTGAAGGTACTAAAGTTGGTCCTTTTAATACAAAATTTAGAATTAAGGATATTCCTAGACCAGAAGGTACGGTAAGTAAGCAAGCCGGTAGCATTAAACTTCCAAGAAGAAATGTTGAGATTGCTACGATTAGTGCTCAGTTAGATGATTTTGACTTTGATTTAAACTTAGCGGTAAGCGGATTTAAATTTAAAGTTCCTGGTCAACCAACGATTAGCGTTAAAGGTAATAAGTTGGATTCTAGAGCAAAATCGGCACTTAAGCGTGCTAAAAGAGGTGATGTGGTTCAGATTTTTGATGTGAACGCTTATATCACTAATAACAAAAGTTACAAGTTGAAGAAAGTATCTCCAGTAGTTATAGAGATAACTAATTAATACGAATTGAAGGATACCGAGCAGCTATGTCTGCTCGGTTAATTTTAAAGTGAAACAAACATGAATTGGAAAAATGTTTTAATAGTGGGAGCAGTAGTTTTATTACCTGCTTCTATAATGGCCCAAGCGAATATCTTGAACGCTAAAAAGCCACAGGATGTCGGTGTAAGAACCGATGCTCAAAAGGAGGTAGATAATGATGCTCCTTTAGCCTATGGTTATGTGGATGACAGGGATATTCTCTGGTCTAAAACGCTATGGGAAACTATAGATTTAGACGAGCGTGTGAATTTTCCGCTATACTATCCAACGGATACCATTGATATAGGTTCTGACAGAAGATCTTTATATCATGTGTTGATGAAGAATATCAAAAATGGAAAGTTAGATGCTTATGCGGATTCTTATTTTACCGAAAAGAGAAATTTTGGTGATTTGACCGCAGCACTGTCCAAAACAGATACTTTGGATTTTGGATACGAACAAATGAACGCCGGTGAGGCCGTTTCTGAAGAGTTTATTGCTCGTAGGGACATCACTGCTGCTGAAATTGAAGAGTACCGTATCAAAGGTATTTGGTATTTTGACAAGCGCCAAGGCGAACTTAAGTATCGTTTGTTGGGTATTGCACCAGTTGCGCCAGATGTCAACTTTATCGATGATGAAAATCCTGATAAAGTAGAATTGTTCTGGGTATGGTACCCGGATGCGCGTGAAGTACTGCATGAGGCCAAAGTATTTAACCAGCGTAATTCCGCACAACCCATATCTTTTGATATGTTGTTGAATGCAAGAAGGTTCAATGCTGTTATCTATAAAGAAGATAATGTGCATGGTGACCGTGAGGTTAAAGATTATATCGCCGACAATGCCTTGTTTCAATTGTTAGAAGCAAAACGCATCAAAGAGGTTATCCGAGACAGGGAGCAAGATATGTGGGCATATTAGGTAAAGAAATTCCAATTCAAGAATAATTAAAAGCTTCGGTACATGTATCGAAGCTTTTTTGTTATTAGCTACCTTTGTAGCATGTTAGATTACATTGTCGTAGGACTGGGCTTGGCCGGAATATCATTCTGCGAAACGCTAAGAAAGAATTCTAAAACTTTTATTTGTTATAATGACAACTCTCAACAGGCTTCACTTGTTGCGGGCGGTCTATATAATCCCGTTATTCTAAAAAGATTCACCCTTTCTTGGAAGGTAACGGAACAACTAGAAATTGCAAATAGGTTTTATAGGGAGATAGAAGAAAATTTGGATATTAGCTTTGACCAAACGCTTCCAGTCCTAAGAAGGTTTCACGGTACGGAAGAACAAAATCTCTGGTTCGAAGCTGCGGATAAGGAAAACTTAAAATCCTACCTGTCATTGACCTTGGTTCCTAACGAGAATACTTCAATAAACGCTCCGTTAGGCTACGGTCGTGTCTTGCGAACGGGTAGAATAGATACCAAAACCTTCATTGAAGGTTACACCCAATATCTTTTAAATAAAGACCTTATAAAAAAGGAATCGTTTCTTCACGAAGAGTTAGAGTTCAAAGATGGTTATGTAGCCTACAAGGGCTTCAAAGCAAAGCATATTGTTTTTGCAGAAGGATATGGTTTGGCAAAAAATCCATTTTTTAATACGCTGCCGCTACAAGGGTCAAAAGGAGAATATTTGATCATTAAATCAAAGGAGCTCAAGGAAACGAACGCCATTAAGTCATCAATATTTATTATACCCTTGGGTAGTGACCTTTATAAGGTAGGAGCAAATTACAACAGAACGGATAAGTCCAATGATGCCACGGATACTGCTAAAAAAGAACTTGTAGAAAAGTTGGAAAAAGTGCTGACCTGTGATTATGAAATAGTGGGTCATGTAGCAGGAGTTAGGCCTACGGTAA
This genomic window from Maribacter sp. MJ134 contains:
- the gldL gene encoding gliding motility protein GldL, coding for MAQSKSTKKLFNMAYGLGASVVIIGALFKILHWEFGPLTGGLLLAVGLITEALIFAISAFEPVDDEYDWSLVYPELQGGASTGKKSNEAAEIKEAEASLSAKLDNMLKEAGVDANLMESLGSSIKNFEGAAKGIAPTVDAMESTKKYSEEMVHAAAQMESLNSLYKVQLESASKQASVNEEVVQNASALKDQMASLSTNLSSLNGVYGGMLSAMSKN
- the gldM gene encoding gliding motility protein GldM; this translates as MAGGKATPRQKMINLMYLIFIAMLALNMSKEVLAAFGIMNEKLETSNEQTTASNNAFLESLGTKASEDAAKYDKLYQNAQKIKAMSQEYYDYLEGLKTGMKEGLEDATDYARMDNSDYLDQTLFQGDNLSEEGKKFMSNLTGYRDQVAAIVPPALKQSVIDRFQTGDENGKVEKRDGTKQDWINYHYEGYPLVASLAKLTALQADVKITEEAALKSMLAGELTSQVSLSNFATSLKASKSAFYSGEKYDGKIIISKTDKSSTPVRAELTLDGRKLVDGKDYKLEAGGVKMLIGAGRPGDHQIVGNIYFKQDGEEVEVPVENSFATISKPNAALIAADKMNVVYRGVANPMSISIPGIADSKVNASATGLKRRQGSSYTMIPGKGREVTITASGTTSEGTKVGPFNTKFRIKDIPRPEGTVSKQAGSIKLPRRNVEIATISAQLDDFDFDLNLAVSGFKFKVPGQPTISVKGNKLDSRAKSALKRAKRGDVVQIFDVNAYITNNKSYKLKKVSPVVIEITN
- the gldN gene encoding gliding motility protein GldN → MNWKNVLIVGAVVLLPASIMAQANILNAKKPQDVGVRTDAQKEVDNDAPLAYGYVDDRDILWSKTLWETIDLDERVNFPLYYPTDTIDIGSDRRSLYHVLMKNIKNGKLDAYADSYFTEKRNFGDLTAALSKTDTLDFGYEQMNAGEAVSEEFIARRDITAAEIEEYRIKGIWYFDKRQGELKYRLLGIAPVAPDVNFIDDENPDKVELFWVWYPDAREVLHEAKVFNQRNSAQPISFDMLLNARRFNAVIYKEDNVHGDREVKDYIADNALFQLLEAKRIKEVIRDREQDMWAY
- a CDS encoding NAD(P)/FAD-dependent oxidoreductase; its protein translation is MLDYIVVGLGLAGISFCETLRKNSKTFICYNDNSQQASLVAGGLYNPVILKRFTLSWKVTEQLEIANRFYREIEENLDISFDQTLPVLRRFHGTEEQNLWFEAADKENLKSYLSLTLVPNENTSINAPLGYGRVLRTGRIDTKTFIEGYTQYLLNKDLIKKESFLHEELEFKDGYVAYKGFKAKHIVFAEGYGLAKNPFFNTLPLQGSKGEYLIIKSKELKETNAIKSSIFIIPLGSDLYKVGANYNRTDKSNDATDTAKKELVEKLEKVLTCDYEIVGHVAGVRPTVKDRRPLVGRHPLHPRLHILNGFGSHGILIGPWAAMGLYDYIENGTPLNKEMDIQRFH